In the Qipengyuania gelatinilytica genome, GTCGCGACCACGCTCGAAACCCAGTCGGCTCCATTGCCGTGAAAATAGACGATGGTCGGTTTGTCGGCTTCCGCCTCGCGATAACCCGCCGAAATGGCGAGCCCGTCATCGGTCGGGTAGCTAATCTCTTCAAAGCCACCCGTCGTCGGACCGACCGTTTGGGGCGCCGGATAGATCAGCCGCTCCTGCTGGCTCCAGAGGATCGCCAGCAGGACGAGATACAGGGTAAAGGCGAGGCCGACGATCCACATCATGATGCGGATCGGTCGGCTCAAGCCCGCGCTTCTTCCACGCCGGTGCTGTTGTGGCGCAGTGCGCTCAGCACCTTGTCGACGATCTGCGGGGCGTTGAGACCCGCCTCGTCATACTGCTTGGCGGGATCGTCCTGGTCCTGGAACACATCGGGAAGGCGCATTGTGCGAACCTTCAGCCCGGTGTCGGTCAGCCCTTCGTCCGATGCGAAGGTCAGCACATGTGCGCCGAGACCGCCGATCGCACCTTCCTCGACAGTGACCACGACCTCGTGGCTGCGCATCAGCTTCTCGATGAGGTCGGTGTCGAGCGGCTTGGCAAAGCGCATGTCGGCAACCGTGGTCGACAGGCCCTTGGCCTCGAGCTGGTCGGCAGCCTTCTTCGCCTCTTCGAGGCGCGCGCCCAATGACAGGATCGCGACCTTGGTGCCTTCGCGCACGATACGGCCCTTGCCGATTTCGAGCTTTTCCAGCTTCTCCGGAATTGCGACGCCCGTGCCGCTCCCGCGCGGGTAGCGGAAAGCGATCGGGCCATCGTCATATTCGGCGGCGGTGTAGGTCATGTGGGCCAGCTCCGCCTCGTCGGCAGCGGCCATCACCACCATGTTCGGCAGGGTCGCGAGATAGGTGATGTCGAAAGAGCCGGCATGCGTGCAGCCGTCGGCGCCCACCAGACCGGCGCGGTCGATGGCGAAGCGCACGGGCAGGTTCTGGATCGCCACGTCGTGCACGACCTGGTCGTAGGCGCGCTGGAGGAAGGTCGAATAGATCGCGGCGAAGGGACGCATGCCTTCTGCGGCCAGACCGGCGGCAAAGGTCACGCCATGCTGTTCGGCGATACCGACGTCGAAAGCCTTGTCGGGATGGGCCTGGGCGAACTTGTCGACGCCTGTACCGCTCGGCATGGCGGCGGTGATGGCGCAGATGCGCGGATCGTCATTGGCGATCTTCGCCAGCGTTTCGCCGAAGACGTTTTGGTAGGCAGGCGGTCCGCCCTTCGATTTCTTCTGCTCGCCGGTGACGACGTCGAACTTGGCGACGCCGTGATATTTGTCGGCGCTGTTTTCGGCCGGCGCGTAGCCCTTGCCCTTCTTGGTGACGACATGGATCAGGACCGGGCCCTGTTCACTATCGCGCACATTCTCGAGGACCGGGATGAGGTGGTCGAGGTTATGCCCGTC is a window encoding:
- the dxs gene encoding 1-deoxy-D-xylulose-5-phosphate synthase, which gives rise to MSERPKTPLLDTVDTPADLRKLDKSQLRQLSDELRAEMIDAVGTTGGHLGSGLGVVELTAAIHYVFDTPTDKLVWDVGHQCYPHKILTGRRDRIRTLRQGGGLSGFTKRAESEYDPFGAAHSSTSISAALGFAMANKMQDRPGRGIAVIGDGAMSAGMAYEAMNNAEQAGNRLIVILNDNDMSIAPPVGGLSAYLARTVSSSEYLGLRSLASRLSKKLSRKVHDGLEKAEEYARGMVTGGTLFEELGFYYVGPIDGHNLDHLIPVLENVRDSEQGPVLIHVVTKKGKGYAPAENSADKYHGVAKFDVVTGEQKKSKGGPPAYQNVFGETLAKIANDDPRICAITAAMPSGTGVDKFAQAHPDKAFDVGIAEQHGVTFAAGLAAEGMRPFAAIYSTFLQRAYDQVVHDVAIQNLPVRFAIDRAGLVGADGCTHAGSFDITYLATLPNMVVMAAADEAELAHMTYTAAEYDDGPIAFRYPRGSGTGVAIPEKLEKLEIGKGRIVREGTKVAILSLGARLEEAKKAADQLEAKGLSTTVADMRFAKPLDTDLIEKLMRSHEVVVTVEEGAIGGLGAHVLTFASDEGLTDTGLKVRTMRLPDVFQDQDDPAKQYDEAGLNAPQIVDKVLSALRHNSTGVEEARA